The Myxococcus virescens region CACCCGAGGCCGCTGGCCGCCATACAGCGCTCCCACCGCATGCCCCACCCGCTCGAAGGAGGCTCGGCAATACGGCAATACGGCAGCACACCCACCTGACGCGCCGTCGCTTCTGCCTCCCGCGAAGTGCCTCGCGCCAGCAGGTACGCCATGGGCACCGCCGCCTCCGGTAACCAGCCGTCAGCCACGCACCCGGCTTGGACGCTGACGGTGTCCACCGTGGGGCCATTGCGCTCGCCCACCCGTCGGTAGAGGCTTCTCTCTATTTCGACGGGCCCTTGCCGCGTCTTGTACGTTGCCGGGTACCGTCCGACTCGCACGTAGGACTGGCCTTCGATGAGGACTCGCGCCGCGTCGAGGTCGAGCCCTCGAAGCAACCTCCACTTCATCAACCGCTCCGTTTGTTCCGCTCCGGCATTCACCTCCTGCCATGCGGCGTCGAACGCGGCCAGGTCCCCTCTGCTCGCTCCCTCCACCCCTCGGTGGGCGCGCTTCAGCGTCTCCTCCAGCGCCTTGACGCTGTCCTCGAATCCTTCCGGCACTTCGATGGTCACCTTTGGCATCGTTGGATGTCCTCCAGTGGCACAACCCACCAGTGGCCTCGCCTGCTGCCGACCATCAGGCCTCCGGTGGTCCCCTTGCCTGTCAGCTCGCTCGCTGCTCAGTGCCAGATCCACACCCTTGAGCAGTTGGACAGCACCTCGACCTTGAAGGACAACGCCGTCCTCGCAGGATGGGACATCAACGGTGTTTCCAACGGGATGCTCCTGCCCAAAGACGAGGCGGACGTCGCGCTCCACCTCCTGCAGGAGCACAACGGAAGCCATCCTGGCGCATATACCTCCCCCATCGCAGATCTCTTGGATGACATCGAGAACGCATACGCGGAGGTCTGCCAGGGCAAGGAAGATGTCGCATTACAGCTCGCCCTTGCAGAGCAGTTGAAGCAAGCTTCGGTGTTCGTCCAGACTCGAATCCTGGGCATCCGGCAACAAGCCAGTGGCGTGGAGTTCTGGGGGCTGCACTTGAACTCGCTGTCGGTCTATACCAGTGCGGTTCGCACCCTGGAGGATCGGCGGCAACGTTATATGGAACAGCAGCGACAGCAGATCCTCAATAACACGCAACGCCAAGCCTCGAAGGGAGTCTGATGTACCACGTCATTCGCTATGGGCCCGCCGAACACAACGCAGCGAGCCTGCATCTGGATCCCATTCTGGGATTCGAAAAGAAGAAGGTGTCATTCATGAGCGGCGCCAAGCTGGGGCCCCTGCCTCCCCTGACCGCGCGAAAACGCGTGGGCGCCGAGGGGGACATGGTGGACTACATGAGCGCGTCTCCCGCCACCCTGGTCTTTTCCCCCCGCTTCCGCGAGGCCCTGGAATCGGCAGGAGTCGACAACGTCGATTACTACCCGCTGACGCTCATCGACGAG contains the following coding sequences:
- a CDS encoding AHH domain-containing protein; its protein translation is MSSSGTTHQWPRLLPTIRPPVVPLPVSSLAAQCQIHTLEQLDSTSTLKDNAVLAGWDINGVSNGMLLPKDEADVALHLLQEHNGSHPGAYTSPIADLLDDIENAYAEVCQGKEDVALQLALAEQLKQASVFVQTRILGIRQQASGVEFWGLHLNSLSVYTSAVRTLEDRRQRYMEQQRQQILNNTQRQASKGV